The following proteins come from a genomic window of Oricola thermophila:
- a CDS encoding ABC transporter permease, with protein MKRTLAILVGNPLSALGVILVAAVVLAAIFADLIAPFPEHRGAVVDFANFNQPPSWQNIFGTDLVGRDLFSRVIFAYRISLILGVVVLVIAVPVGVTVGLVAGYLGGWTETVLMRVTDVFLSIPPLVLAMSMMGLLEPTLTNGMLAVTVMWWPWYTRLVYNITRSEKEEGYVLAAEVIGASKLHVIFREILPNCVPAVITKMTLDLGFVILIASSLSFLGLGVQPPTPDLGSMVADGAKYLPDSWWLTVFPGLAILVAVFGFNLLGDALREILGVEQ; from the coding sequence ATGAAGCGCACACTTGCGATCCTTGTCGGCAACCCGCTCTCGGCCCTTGGAGTGATCCTGGTGGCAGCGGTCGTGCTGGCGGCCATATTCGCCGACTTAATCGCACCGTTTCCGGAGCATCGCGGGGCGGTTGTCGACTTCGCGAACTTCAACCAGCCGCCGAGCTGGCAGAACATTTTCGGCACCGATCTCGTCGGTCGCGACCTCTTCAGCCGGGTGATCTTCGCCTATCGCATCTCGCTCATCCTCGGTGTCGTCGTGCTCGTTATCGCCGTTCCCGTCGGTGTCACGGTCGGACTGGTGGCCGGCTATCTCGGCGGCTGGACCGAGACGGTACTGATGCGCGTCACCGACGTGTTCCTGTCCATCCCGCCGCTGGTGCTGGCGATGTCGATGATGGGTCTTCTGGAACCCACGCTCACCAACGGCATGCTCGCTGTCACGGTCATGTGGTGGCCCTGGTACACGCGGCTCGTCTACAACATCACCCGATCGGAGAAGGAAGAGGGATACGTGCTCGCCGCCGAGGTGATCGGCGCCTCGAAGCTGCACGTGATCTTCCGCGAGATCCTGCCCAATTGTGTGCCGGCGGTGATCACGAAGATGACGCTCGACCTAGGCTTCGTCATCCTCATCGCGTCGTCGCTCTCTTTCCTCGGTCTCGGCGTTCAGCCGCCGACGCCCGACTTGGGGTCCATGGTTGCCGACGGCGCCAAGTACCTGCCCGATTCCTGGTGGCTGACCGTGTTCCCCGGCCTGGCGATCCTGGTTGCGGTGTTCGGCTTCAACCTCTTGGGTGATGCTCTGCGCGAGATACTGGGGGTGGAGCAATGA
- a CDS encoding ABC transporter permease, which produces MSPVVRLIAKRLGVSLIVLIGVSMLIFAIARVIPGDPARIALGPSATAEQVRALRERLNLDEPLPVQYSRFIADLARGDLGISLYTNRPVTRDIVQFLPATLELILVAGIMMVLIGLPLGVISARYRNTWIDGTVRVVSLLGVSAPSFVWAVILMLLFAFFLPIFPIAGRIADSFTVPAVTGFLLIDTLLAGDVRAFGNAAWHLVLPAFALALSGIGQAARLTRSNMIETYGRPYIEMARSYGFPERRIASRYAFRPSMIPSLTVIGLDFAAMLGNAFLVEAVFAWPGLSRYGVAVILRKDLNAIVGTVLVISAMFLIVNIIVDLLIAFINPRIRLSQRGI; this is translated from the coding sequence ATGTCGCCTGTTGTCCGCCTCATTGCGAAGCGGCTGGGGGTCTCGCTGATCGTGCTGATCGGCGTCTCTATGCTGATATTTGCCATTGCCCGGGTCATACCCGGCGATCCCGCGCGCATTGCGCTGGGGCCTAGCGCGACTGCTGAGCAGGTGAGGGCGCTGCGCGAGAGATTGAATCTCGATGAGCCCTTGCCGGTACAGTACAGTCGTTTCATCGCCGACCTCGCACGGGGCGATCTTGGTATTTCACTGTACACAAATCGGCCAGTGACACGGGACATCGTCCAGTTCCTGCCCGCTACGCTGGAACTCATCCTCGTCGCGGGCATTATGATGGTCCTGATAGGGTTGCCGTTGGGGGTCATTTCGGCGCGCTATCGCAACACTTGGATCGACGGCACTGTACGGGTGGTGTCGTTACTTGGCGTGTCGGCGCCCAGTTTTGTCTGGGCAGTGATCCTGATGCTACTCTTCGCCTTCTTTCTGCCTATTTTTCCGATCGCAGGACGCATTGCCGACAGTTTCACCGTGCCGGCGGTCACTGGCTTCCTCCTGATTGACACGTTGCTTGCCGGTGATGTCCGCGCCTTTGGCAACGCTGCATGGCACCTCGTTCTACCGGCGTTTGCTCTCGCGCTCTCGGGTATCGGCCAGGCTGCCAGGCTCACGCGTTCCAATATGATCGAGACCTATGGCCGTCCCTACATCGAGATGGCGCGTTCCTACGGCTTCCCCGAAAGACGGATTGCAAGCCGTTATGCCTTCCGTCCGTCCATGATCCCTTCGCTTACCGTGATCGGTCTCGACTTCGCGGCGATGCTTGGCAATGCGTTCTTGGTCGAAGCCGTGTTCGCGTGGCCCGGCCTGTCACGCTACGGCGTCGCCGTGATCCTGAGAAAGGATCTCAACGCGATCGTCGGTACGGTGCTGGTCATATCGGCGATGTTTCTGATCGTGAACATCATCGTCGATCTGCTGATCGCCTTCATCAATCCACGCATCCGCCTGTCACAGAGGGGCATATGA
- a CDS encoding ABC transporter substrate-binding protein, producing the protein MKRYKLPIAAALLAATALAGTPAAADTVLRLDEVAVGELDPAKATDYADSILMFNVYDTLVLPVQGGPGYTPHLAESWVADGTDFIFKLRDDVKFQSGNPLTAEDVVFSFDRMKALGQGLSFIFSNVESAEAIDEHTVRFNLNEPYSPFIASLVRLPIVDKKLVMENLGEGEGEMKDWGQAFLSTNSAGTGAYKVFSHNPQEETVMEKYEGYFLGIPELAPDQVRLRYGLEAATVRTLIAQGEHDISSQWLPPEVLKSLAADGAQLLTERGGGAFYIKMNTQKPPLDDVNCRLALVNAYDYAAGISMVSITDDVAQGSASTGAIPVGMFGANPAGETLSRNIEEAKRYLSECRYDPADFTLEISWIGEVPIEERYALLMQANFSEIGIKSEIKKVPWALFTEQVTKPENTPHISQIFANAVTGDPDTLLYPMYHSSAAGTWQSPEYLDDEKVDAALEKGRTATDPADREAAYSDLNDRLMEIAPTIYAYDRQSVFAASNRVKVPALSDPNKAFGLDGMGFTFRLMEMTGE; encoded by the coding sequence ATGAAACGGTACAAGCTTCCGATCGCGGCGGCCCTGCTTGCTGCTACCGCACTTGCCGGCACTCCCGCAGCGGCGGACACGGTGCTGCGTCTGGACGAGGTCGCTGTCGGCGAGCTCGATCCCGCCAAGGCAACCGACTACGCCGATTCTATTCTGATGTTTAATGTCTACGACACGCTCGTCCTGCCGGTGCAGGGAGGCCCCGGCTACACGCCGCATCTCGCCGAGAGCTGGGTGGCCGACGGTACCGACTTCATCTTTAAGCTGCGTGACGACGTGAAGTTCCAGAGCGGCAATCCGCTGACCGCCGAGGACGTCGTCTTTTCGTTCGATCGCATGAAGGCGCTCGGCCAAGGGCTCTCCTTCATCTTCAGCAATGTCGAGAGCGCCGAGGCGATCGATGAACACACGGTGCGTTTCAACTTGAACGAGCCCTATTCGCCCTTCATCGCCTCGCTGGTGCGCCTGCCCATCGTCGACAAGAAGCTAGTGATGGAAAACCTCGGCGAAGGAGAGGGCGAAATGAAGGACTGGGGCCAGGCCTTTCTCTCGACCAACTCCGCCGGGACCGGGGCCTACAAGGTTTTCTCCCACAATCCGCAGGAAGAGACTGTGATGGAGAAATACGAGGGCTATTTTCTGGGCATTCCCGAACTTGCGCCCGACCAAGTGCGTCTGCGGTATGGCTTGGAGGCTGCCACCGTTCGTACGCTCATAGCCCAAGGCGAACACGACATTTCCTCGCAATGGCTTCCGCCGGAAGTGCTGAAGTCGCTGGCGGCTGATGGTGCGCAGCTCCTCACCGAGAGAGGTGGTGGCGCATTCTATATCAAGATGAACACTCAGAAGCCGCCGCTCGATGATGTGAACTGCCGCTTGGCGCTTGTCAACGCCTACGACTACGCCGCCGGTATTTCCATGGTGTCGATTACCGACGATGTCGCCCAAGGCAGTGCTTCTACCGGTGCGATTCCGGTTGGCATGTTTGGCGCCAACCCGGCTGGCGAAACGCTGTCGCGCAACATCGAGGAGGCCAAGCGCTATCTATCCGAGTGTAGGTATGATCCGGCCGATTTCACGCTTGAAATCTCATGGATAGGCGAAGTACCGATAGAGGAGCGTTACGCCCTTCTTATGCAAGCTAACTTCTCGGAAATTGGCATCAAGTCCGAGATCAAAAAAGTGCCATGGGCGCTATTCACCGAGCAGGTCACGAAGCCGGAAAATACACCGCACATTAGCCAGATCTTCGCTAATGCGGTGACTGGTGACCCCGATACACTGCTTTACCCGATGTATCATTCATCGGCTGCAGGCACTTGGCAGTCGCCGGAATATCTGGACGACGAAAAGGTTGATGCTGCGCTTGAAAAGGGCCGCACCGCCACCGATCCCGCGGATCGTGAAGCTGCTTACAGTGATCTCAACGACCGTCTAATGGAAATTGCTCCCACCATATACGCCTATGATCGGCAGTCCGTTTTCGCCGCGTCGAACCGCGTGAAGGTGCCGGCCCTCTCCGACCCGAACAAGGCCTTCGGCCTCGACGGGATGGGTTTTACCTTCCGGCTCATGGAGATGACCGGAGAGTGA
- a CDS encoding helix-turn-helix domain-containing protein produces MVELSGGLLPLGRKLRQRRLELGLTLKQVAQGAGLSVGFISQIERGIATPSLSSLVSVARVLGSDIGEFLSQPKVEVPITRRNERPKYSIHGNPLSYERLSASFPGTVLRSVIIHEPPGHRSEPISHEGEELFYVLDGAITVEVDGERTVLEAGDSLHFPSTKIHSSWNHSTRPATILWVGTMDVFGDDPGEEQRVESGARHRSDNNMSNG; encoded by the coding sequence ATGGTCGAGCTCTCTGGCGGGCTGCTGCCGTTGGGAAGGAAGCTTCGTCAGCGGAGACTTGAGTTGGGATTGACGTTAAAACAGGTCGCGCAAGGGGCAGGGCTGTCGGTAGGGTTTATCTCCCAAATTGAGCGCGGAATTGCCACACCGTCTTTATCATCTCTTGTATCGGTTGCCCGTGTGCTCGGCTCCGATATTGGAGAGTTTCTTTCCCAACCAAAGGTCGAAGTGCCGATAACTCGGCGCAATGAGCGTCCGAAATACTCAATTCACGGTAATCCGCTGTCATATGAGCGCTTGTCGGCATCCTTTCCAGGAACTGTGTTGCGCTCAGTGATCATTCACGAGCCGCCGGGGCACCGCAGTGAGCCCATTTCGCATGAGGGTGAGGAGTTGTTCTACGTGCTTGACGGGGCCATCACCGTCGAAGTTGACGGTGAACGGACCGTCCTAGAAGCAGGCGACTCACTTCATTTCCCGTCTACAAAGATTCATTCGTCGTGGAACCATTCTACTCGTCCGGCGACCATACTCTGGGTTGGCACAATGGACGTGTTTGGTGACGATCCAGGCGAAGAGCAGCGCGTCGAAAGTGGCGCTAGGCACCGCAGCGACAACAATATGTCCAATGGCTAA
- a CDS encoding transposase: protein MNTDILHRHRREGRAVHKGGQKNQALGRSRGGFPTKIHLKTDFEGHPIAFDVTGGEKADAPHFPVLLALGPDVEPRAVVGDKGYASRANRQAARRCGAIAVIPHKPNEKRKPARFANTIYKARARIEQAVGTFRRLKRMLHAAKKPDGTSRLSSPSPRHSSWSNTSARPRKRRVAYQFLCNNLCNTRCTKMPENRHLFRLFESPASPPY, encoded by the coding sequence TTGAATACCGACATCCTACACAGACATCGGCGGGAGGGGCGGGCCGTCCATAAAGGGGGGCAGAAGAACCAGGCACTCGGCCGCTCGCGCGGCGGGTTCCCGACGAAAATCCATCTGAAAACAGACTTCGAGGGCCATCCGATCGCTTTCGACGTGACCGGTGGCGAGAAGGCCGACGCGCCCCACTTCCCCGTCCTGCTTGCGCTCGGTCCCGATGTCGAACCACGCGCGGTGGTGGGCGACAAGGGATATGCCAGCAGGGCCAACCGGCAGGCTGCACGCCGCTGTGGCGCAATTGCCGTGATCCCGCACAAGCCCAATGAAAAGAGAAAGCCAGCACGCTTCGCAAACACAATCTACAAGGCGCGCGCCCGCATCGAGCAGGCCGTCGGCACGTTCAGGCGTCTCAAGCGGATGTTACACGCTGCGAAAAAACCAGACGGAACTTCGCGTCTATCGTCGCCCTCGCCACGGCATTCATCTTGGTCAAATACGTCCGCACGGCCTAGGAAGCGTCGGGTAGCATATCAATTCCTGTGCAACAACCTGTGCAACACGAGGTGCACCAAAATGCCGGAAAACCGGCATTTATTTCGGCTATTCGAATCCCCAGCTTCTCCGCCATACTGA
- a CDS encoding IS110 family transposase, translating into MSIVILGIDLGKNSCSIVGLDADGSVIVRRRMRRDGVIAFAAKLPPCTMAMEACCGAHHMGRMLAGLGHEVRLMSPEYVRPYVKAQKNDDRDAEAIAEAAPRPTMRFVELKSEEQLDVQTLHRVRDRLVGERTSLTNQTRSLLLERGHVAAQGHARLRLLLGELLDSGAGALSRRMAFLLGDMRARWDELDRRITAFDAEFATMARTDDRARRLTGIPGIGALNATALVAAVGSAATFSKGRDLAAWLGLVPRQVTTGGRPKLLGITKRGSRYLRKMLIQGARSAMPSLAKTDTAIGSWLRALLARAHPNVAVVALAAKLARIVWALLRHGKTYQAASIPA; encoded by the coding sequence ATGAGCATAGTGATCCTCGGTATCGACCTGGGCAAGAACAGCTGTAGCATCGTCGGCCTCGACGCAGATGGATCGGTGATCGTGCGACGGCGGATGCGACGCGACGGGGTGATCGCGTTCGCCGCCAAGCTGCCGCCCTGCACGATGGCAATGGAGGCGTGTTGCGGAGCGCATCATATGGGCCGCATGTTAGCAGGACTCGGCCACGAAGTCCGCTTGATGTCGCCGGAATATGTGCGCCCGTACGTCAAGGCGCAAAAGAACGACGACCGTGACGCCGAGGCGATCGCCGAAGCGGCGCCCCGGCCAACCATGCGCTTCGTCGAACTCAAGAGCGAAGAGCAACTCGACGTTCAGACGCTGCATCGGGTGCGCGATCGCTTGGTCGGTGAACGCACCTCGTTGACCAACCAGACAAGGAGCCTTCTGCTGGAGCGCGGGCACGTCGCGGCGCAGGGCCACGCCCGACTGCGCCTCCTGCTCGGAGAATTGTTGGATTCAGGCGCGGGTGCGTTGAGCCGGCGCATGGCGTTCTTGCTCGGCGACATGCGCGCACGCTGGGACGAGTTGGACCGTCGCATCACTGCCTTTGATGCCGAGTTCGCAACCATGGCTCGGACCGACGATCGGGCCCGGCGGCTGACAGGTATTCCTGGCATCGGAGCGCTGAACGCCACGGCTCTGGTAGCCGCAGTGGGCAGCGCGGCGACCTTCTCGAAGGGACGCGATCTTGCTGCTTGGTTGGGGCTCGTGCCTCGCCAGGTCACCACCGGCGGCAGGCCGAAGCTACTCGGGATCACGAAGCGGGGCAGCCGATATCTGCGCAAGATGCTGATCCAGGGCGCACGATCCGCCATGCCCTCGCTGGCCAAAACCGACACTGCGATTGGATCGTGGCTACGTGCACTTTTGGCCCGAGCCCATCCCAACGTTGCCGTCGTCGCGCTGGCCGCGAAGTTGGCCCGTATCGTCTGGGCGCTGCTCCGCCACGGTAAAACTTATCAAGCTGCGTCCATACCGGCATGA
- a CDS encoding transposase — protein MSTRMTDEDWDKALAVFRAALPRRGAKGRDDRLFLEALHYFAVHNVTWRALPERFGKWNSIWKRFDRLSKAGVFDVFLDHLANLSSSAHLVQMFDSTVVRAHVSAAGANVWPAPIASGLPVMV, from the coding sequence ATGTCCACGAGAATGACGGATGAGGATTGGGACAAGGCGTTGGCCGTGTTTCGGGCGGCGCTTCCCCGGCGCGGGGCCAAAGGCCGCGATGACCGGTTGTTCCTTGAAGCGCTGCATTATTTCGCGGTTCACAATGTCACGTGGCGTGCGTTGCCGGAACGCTTCGGCAAATGGAACAGCATCTGGAAACGGTTCGACCGGTTGAGCAAGGCCGGCGTGTTCGACGTGTTCCTTGATCATCTGGCGAATCTGAGCTCATCGGCGCATCTGGTCCAGATGTTCGACTCCACGGTGGTTCGCGCCCATGTCTCCGCAGCGGGCGCAAACGTATGGCCCGCCCCGATTGCAAGTGGTTTGCCGGTGATGGTGTGA
- a CDS encoding alpha/beta fold hydrolase translates to MESEFWSLKQNKVAGDGVDLNYRCCGEGPPLVFLHGYPQTHVTWHRVAAEFARDFTCYFFDLRGYGDSSIPPAGDGHFAYSKRSMAKDIVLAMKRLGYRRFAILGHDRGARVAYRMALDWPDTVSKLGIVEIIPTGDMWDGLDASMALKAYHWSFLAQPSPLPERMISGDPEMYLDWTLASWSRGRSLDVFDARALNEYRRQFADPHRVEAMCEDYRAGATIDRELDQADKDSHCRIEAPVFFIYSDIGFPANAGDPLALWRQWATTVDGGMVKSGHFPQEEAPEELIRHLRPFFLSG, encoded by the coding sequence ATGGAATCGGAGTTCTGGTCGCTGAAACAAAACAAGGTGGCAGGTGATGGTGTCGATCTGAACTATCGCTGCTGCGGCGAAGGGCCGCCGTTGGTTTTCCTGCATGGCTATCCGCAGACGCATGTAACCTGGCATCGCGTTGCCGCGGAATTCGCCCGGGATTTCACCTGCTATTTCTTTGATTTGCGCGGCTACGGCGACAGCAGCATCCCGCCAGCAGGAGACGGTCATTTCGCTTACTCCAAGCGCAGCATGGCCAAGGATATTGTCCTGGCCATGAAAAGGCTGGGCTATCGGCGTTTTGCCATACTGGGGCACGACAGGGGCGCGCGGGTGGCTTATCGTATGGCTCTCGACTGGCCCGACACGGTATCGAAACTTGGGATTGTGGAGATCATCCCCACCGGCGACATGTGGGACGGGCTTGATGCAAGCATGGCTCTCAAAGCCTATCACTGGTCCTTTCTCGCTCAGCCATCGCCATTACCCGAACGGATGATATCGGGCGATCCGGAAATGTATTTAGACTGGACACTCGCATCATGGTCGAGGGGACGTAGTCTCGATGTATTCGACGCCAGGGCCTTGAACGAATACCGGAGGCAGTTCGCCGATCCGCATCGGGTGGAGGCAATGTGCGAAGACTACCGGGCAGGCGCGACGATTGACCGGGAACTTGATCAAGCAGACAAGGATAGTCACTGTCGGATCGAAGCACCAGTGTTCTTCATATACAGCGATATTGGGTTTCCGGCGAATGCTGGCGATCCTCTCGCCCTGTGGCGGCAATGGGCAACGACTGTCGATGGGGGTATGGTCAAGTCCGGGCACTTCCCACAGGAAGAGGCGCCAGAGGAACTTATACGACACCTGCGCCCGTTTTTTCTCTCTGGCTAG
- a CDS encoding enoyl-CoA hydratase-related protein, giving the protein MAGDLVLVACRDNGVAEVTLNVPRSLNALSPKLIDALNDTVLELDRDDTVRVFLLTGTGRHFCAGADIDAMLDMSVSEAVRTGFSGSSHQLARITKPIIAAVNGHALGGGCELVEICDIVIAADNAVFGHPEVRLGVMPGAGGSQRLEVVARFWTSC; this is encoded by the coding sequence GTGGCCGGAGATCTGGTGCTTGTCGCATGTCGCGACAATGGCGTGGCCGAGGTGACGCTGAATGTACCCAGATCGCTCAACGCATTATCGCCGAAATTGATCGATGCGCTGAACGATACGGTTCTCGAACTGGACCGAGACGATACGGTGCGCGTTTTTCTTCTGACCGGTACCGGGCGGCACTTCTGCGCCGGCGCCGATATTGATGCGATGCTGGACATGTCGGTTTCCGAGGCCGTGCGCACTGGCTTTTCGGGGAGCAGTCACCAGCTCGCAAGGATAACGAAACCGATCATCGCGGCCGTCAACGGCCATGCGCTCGGGGGTGGTTGCGAGCTAGTCGAAATTTGCGATATTGTGATCGCAGCCGACAATGCCGTGTTTGGCCATCCCGAAGTGAGACTCGGCGTCATGCCCGGCGCCGGAGGAAGCCAGCGTCTAGAGGTGGTCGCGAGATTTTGGACCAGTTGCTAA
- a CDS encoding IS3 family transposase (programmed frameshift) translates to MTKRKRYSAEFKAKVALEAIREELTTAELARKYGVHPTMISGWKRTAIENMASAFGGAVSAEPAISRKDVEKLHAKIGQLVVERDFLSGSLQSHPRHWRQKAVKQDHPDLSVRRQCSLLSLARSSLSYQPRGESAENLAFMKIIDRQFLETPWYGSRQMARHMQREGHRCGRHRVRRLMRLMRLVPIYQEPKTSTKHPEHKIYPYLLKGLAITRPNQVWCTDISYIPMRRGFLYLVAVMDWHSRKVLSWRLSNSMDAGFCVEALKEALARYGPPEIFNSDQGSQFTSADFTDVLNDAKVKISMDGRGRWIDNRMIERFWRSLKYECVYLNAFETGSEARHGIGAWITYYNEKRPHSSHGLLTPGEAYDSRAPNLKAAA, encoded by the exons ATGACAAAGCGGAAACGCTATTCGGCGGAGTTCAAGGCCAAGGTTGCGCTTGAAGCCATCCGCGAAGAGTTGACGACGGCCGAGCTGGCCAGGAAGTACGGCGTCCATCCGACAATGATCAGCGGATGGAAGAGAACGGCAATCGAGAACATGGCATCGGCATTTGGTGGTGCGGTATCGGCCGAGCCGGCGATATCCAGGAAGGATGTCGAGAAGCTGCATGCCAAGATCGGCCAGTTGGTCGTGGAGCGCGATTTTTTATCGG GAAGCCTCCAGTCTCATCCTCGGCACTGGAGGCAAAAAGCGGTGAAGCAGGACCATCCCGATCTCAGCGTCCGGCGGCAGTGCAGCCTGCTGTCGCTGGCGCGCTCCAGCCTCTCCTATCAACCGCGCGGGGAAAGCGCCGAGAACCTGGCGTTCATGAAAATCATCGACCGGCAGTTCCTGGAAACGCCATGGTACGGCTCGCGGCAAATGGCCCGCCACATGCAGCGAGAGGGACACAGATGCGGGCGCCATCGGGTGCGGCGACTGATGAGGCTCATGCGGCTGGTGCCGATTTACCAGGAGCCGAAGACGAGCACGAAACACCCCGAGCACAAGATTTACCCGTACCTTCTCAAAGGCTTGGCCATCACCCGACCCAATCAGGTCTGGTGTACGGACATCAGCTATATCCCGATGCGCCGGGGCTTCCTGTACCTCGTGGCGGTCATGGACTGGCACAGCCGGAAAGTTCTGAGCTGGCGGCTGTCGAACAGCATGGATGCCGGGTTCTGCGTCGAGGCACTGAAGGAGGCGCTGGCCAGATACGGCCCGCCCGAGATATTCAACTCCGACCAGGGCTCGCAGTTCACCAGCGCCGACTTCACCGATGTCCTGAATGATGCCAAGGTGAAGATCTCGATGGACGGCCGTGGGCGCTGGATCGATAATCGGATGATCGAGCGCTTCTGGCGGTCCCTAAAATACGAGTGTGTCTACCTGAACGCCTTCGAGACCGGCTCGGAGGCCCGACACGGGATTGGCGCCTGGATCACCTATTACAATGAGAAGCGCCCGCACTCATCGCATGGGCTGCTGACGCCGGGCGAGGCATATGATAGCCGGGCCCCAAACCTGAAAGCCGCCGCCTGA
- a CDS encoding enoyl-CoA hydratase-related protein has translation MLTGRRMSATEAERVGLVSRIVAAADLLSEARTVAAEHAAFSLPILKMIKASVNATSEIPLESGLFMERGLFYRSLAMADSREGMSAFKERRDPVFRDR, from the coding sequence TTGCTGACCGGCAGAAGGATGAGCGCGACCGAGGCCGAACGTGTCGGGCTCGTTTCCCGGATTGTGGCAGCAGCGGATCTATTGTCCGAAGCCCGCACCGTCGCAGCCGAACATGCAGCATTCTCCCTGCCGATACTGAAGATGATCAAGGCATCGGTGAATGCGACCAGTGAAATCCCGCTGGAAAGCGGCTTGTTCATGGAACGTGGCTTGTTTTACAGGTCGTTGGCAATGGCGGATTCGCGTGAGGGTATGAGCGCGTTCAAGGAAAGACGCGATCCCGTGTTTCGTGACCGGTAA